The proteins below are encoded in one region of Limnochorda pilosa:
- the purC gene encoding phosphoribosylaminoimidazolesuccinocarboxamide synthase, whose amino-acid sequence MDEQILTQGRFAGWTFAYEGKAKRLYRSPEGDRYLVRFKDDATAFNGKKRGQIESKGIVNSRISSLLFRLLEEHGVETHLLEEVGPGQMLVRAVEIIPLEVVVRNLTTGSLSRRLGLPEGRPIDPPLVEFYYKSDALDDPLVYPEHAGLLGAAREEEVVRLRELALQVNGVLQAFFQQLRIVLVDFKLEFGRADGRILLADELSPDTCRFWEAGTGRKLDKDRFRQDLGQVEEAYQEMLRRVEAGATGRVASSAGMGGGGR is encoded by the coding sequence ATGGACGAGCAGATTCTGACGCAGGGCAGGTTTGCGGGCTGGACCTTTGCCTACGAGGGCAAGGCGAAGCGGCTCTACCGGTCTCCGGAGGGCGACCGGTACCTGGTGCGCTTCAAGGACGACGCGACCGCCTTCAACGGCAAGAAGCGGGGGCAGATCGAGTCCAAGGGCATCGTGAACAGCCGCATCTCGAGCCTGCTCTTCCGCTTGCTGGAGGAGCACGGGGTGGAGACGCACCTCCTGGAAGAGGTGGGACCCGGCCAGATGCTGGTGCGGGCGGTGGAGATCATCCCGCTGGAGGTGGTGGTGCGGAACCTCACCACCGGAAGCCTCAGCCGCAGGCTGGGCCTGCCCGAGGGAAGGCCCATCGACCCGCCCCTGGTGGAGTTTTACTACAAGAGTGATGCGCTCGACGACCCCCTGGTCTACCCCGAGCACGCCGGGCTCCTGGGCGCGGCCCGTGAGGAGGAGGTCGTTCGCTTGAGGGAGCTGGCCCTGCAGGTGAACGGCGTCCTTCAGGCCTTCTTCCAGCAGCTCCGTATCGTGCTGGTGGACTTCAAGCTGGAGTTCGGACGGGCGGACGGGCGGATCCTGCTGGCCGACGAGCTCTCGCCCGACACCTGCCGCTTCTGGGAGGCCGGCACGGGCCGCAAGCTGGACAAGGACCGCTTCCGCCAGGACCTGGGCCAGGTGGAGGAGGCGTACCAGGAGATGCTCCGCCGGGTGGAGGCGGGGGCGACGGGGCGGGTGGCGTCTTCCGCCGGCATGGGGGGCGGCGGCCGGTGA
- the purS gene encoding phosphoribosylformylglycinamidine synthase subunit PurS has translation MSRFRLVLHVEPRPGVLDPQGAATRRALEQLGFASVQAVRVGKEITLEVEAPDASEARRQVEEMVRVLLVNPSTESYRMELAETPGRNGSGAAANTTLGAGAR, from the coding sequence GTGAGTAGGTTCCGGCTGGTGCTCCACGTGGAGCCGCGGCCGGGCGTGCTGGACCCCCAGGGTGCGGCCACCCGTCGGGCGCTGGAGCAGCTGGGCTTCGCCTCGGTGCAGGCGGTCCGGGTGGGCAAGGAGATCACCCTGGAGGTGGAGGCGCCCGACGCCTCCGAGGCCCGGCGGCAGGTGGAGGAGATGGTCCGGGTGCTCCTGGTGAACCCGTCGACCGAGAGTTACCGTATGGAGCTTGCCGAGACGCCCGGCCGGAACGGATCCGGCGCGGCGGCCAACACCACCCTCGGGGCTGGGGCCCGATGA
- the purQ gene encoding phosphoribosylformylglycinamidine synthase subunit PurQ yields MRAAVVRFPGSNCDHDTLWVLERVLGWEAFPVWHRSQELGGAELVVLPGGFSFGDYLRAGAIAARSPVLEAVRRHAAGGGLVLGICNGFQILCEAGLLPGTLRPNKDLRFHCHTAHIRVERIETPFTAAAAPGQLLELPVAHFEGAYHVSPGELERMEDRGQVVFRYVDALGRPVPEANFNGSVGNVAGICSEDGRILGMMPHPERASEPLMGGSDGLWIWRSLERRILSTTTA; encoded by the coding sequence ATGAGGGCCGCGGTCGTCCGCTTCCCGGGCTCCAACTGCGACCACGACACCCTCTGGGTGCTGGAGCGGGTGCTGGGGTGGGAGGCCTTCCCCGTCTGGCACCGCTCCCAGGAACTGGGAGGGGCCGAGCTGGTGGTCCTGCCCGGCGGCTTCTCCTTCGGCGACTACTTGCGGGCCGGCGCCATCGCCGCCCGCTCGCCCGTCCTGGAGGCGGTGCGCCGCCATGCGGCGGGCGGCGGGCTTGTCCTGGGCATCTGCAACGGCTTTCAGATCCTGTGCGAGGCGGGGCTCTTGCCCGGCACCCTGCGCCCCAACAAGGACCTTCGCTTCCACTGTCACACCGCCCACATCCGGGTGGAACGCATCGAGACCCCCTTCACCGCCGCCGCAGCCCCGGGCCAGCTGCTGGAGCTCCCCGTGGCCCACTTCGAGGGCGCCTACCACGTTTCGCCCGGCGAGCTCGAGCGGATGGAGGACAGGGGACAGGTCGTCTTCCGCTACGTGGACGCCCTGGGACGCCCCGTGCCGGAGGCGAACTTCAACGGCTCGGTGGGGAACGTGGCAGGCATCTGCAGCGAGGACGGCCGGATCCTGGGCATGATGCCCCACCCGGAGCGGGCGAGCGAGCCCCTGATGGGGGGCTCCGACGGTCTTTGGATCTGGCGCTCGCTGGAGCGGAGGATCCTTTCGACGACCACCGCGTGA
- the purL gene encoding phosphoribosylformylglycinamidine synthase subunit PurL: protein MHSMAVARAATRRPRSWQARGLSDDEMRHLLRVLGRVPNQLELALVAALWSEHCGYKHSRLALRRLPRAPLAGSRTRVLEGWSQDAGLVELGDGWAVSFKVESHNHPSAVEPVQGAATGVGGILRDVLATGARPVAVLDSLHFGPLEERQQQYLMEGVVAGISSYGNAVGVPTVGGELHVHPGYRGNPLVNVMAAGLVPVDRLRRPPSGPALEDARVWLIGAATGRDGLGGATFASRTLSGSDWESRPAVQVGDPLLEKGLIEACLEIFDQDLALAAQDLGAAGLTSAASELAHRLGRGLELFLDRVPVREEGLDAEALMLSESQERMLILCRPEDGPAVEAVARKWELEAGEVGRLVPGGDLIVTHRDRRRTRLPLRVLVDETPRYRPPDPRPQAPPGGGHRSAPAAPWPVLEASAAREQLRRLLAHPELGPRENVFQRYDHQVGLRTVTGPGADAAVLRVPASPVGLALTLQSDGRRCLRDPRQGAAWVVAEAATSVACAGAEPLAVTDGLNLGSPEDPQVYQQLADVVEGLADGCRALGLPVVSGNVSLYNETGRAADPGGNVRVGRQAIPPTPVVGLVGWLPRVEERLPMGLQEGSLLLLAGEPSPDPGGSLWAEVVGFEEPPAPDGEDALSGSFRNGRVADDGPHLDLGSVRGAVRWLVRASREGLLRSAHDLSQGGLAAGLVEAALAGGVGARIRLPRGDVPTLFGELPGRALVGADPQALHRLLNLAREERVAVTVLGRSGGDRVDLTWAGAAVCAPGGLTTRLVLPLAELAAWRAGEAEAPANMAGDRLREECGVVGAWCDPGTSASSSALLLAMLALQHRGEESAGVGYLEAGEVRVAKGMGRVNEVFAQGSPARRELDRARSPGLVGHVRYSTAGASSLENAQPFLARTRFGDVALAHNGQLLEEGPVASADGFRSGESDSRRFARLLAASPAATLLEAVVATARQVRGAFALVILSPHGLFALRDPLGIRPLVLGRGPTGWVAASESCAVEAMGAQVVDEVAPGEVVWVRPGGGEAAPLRTRFASPEAPRFCLFEWVYLSRPDSRYAGQSVYRARQRIGRELWREHPVQADVVVPAPDSGTPAALGVAQASGLPFELGFLKNAYIGRTFIQPDPEVRRHQVQVKLRAIPEVVGGKRVILVDDSVVRGTTSRQMVEMLRRAGAREVHLYVASPPYRYPCLYGIDTPSDAELIASRRGVEEVRQFIGADSLRYLSLSGLARAVGDRLVDGDQPAGHCAACFTGRYPVSRLQLGEAYPLGAAR, encoded by the coding sequence ATGCACTCCATGGCCGTGGCCCGCGCCGCGACCCGGCGGCCCCGTTCCTGGCAGGCCCGGGGCCTGAGCGACGACGAGATGCGCCACCTCTTGCGGGTGCTGGGGCGGGTGCCCAACCAGCTCGAGCTCGCGCTGGTGGCGGCGCTCTGGTCCGAGCACTGCGGGTACAAACACTCGCGCCTGGCCCTGCGCCGGCTCCCCCGGGCACCGCTCGCGGGCAGCCGCACCCGGGTGCTGGAGGGGTGGAGCCAGGACGCGGGCCTGGTGGAGCTGGGGGACGGGTGGGCGGTGAGCTTCAAGGTGGAGTCGCACAACCATCCGTCGGCCGTGGAGCCCGTGCAGGGTGCGGCTACGGGAGTGGGCGGCATCCTGCGGGACGTGCTGGCCACCGGAGCGCGCCCCGTGGCGGTGCTCGACTCCCTCCACTTCGGGCCGCTGGAGGAGCGCCAGCAGCAGTACCTGATGGAGGGCGTGGTGGCGGGCATCTCCTCCTACGGGAACGCGGTGGGAGTGCCGACGGTGGGCGGCGAGCTCCACGTTCACCCGGGGTACCGGGGCAACCCGCTGGTGAACGTGATGGCCGCCGGCCTGGTGCCCGTCGACCGCCTGCGCCGGCCCCCCTCGGGCCCGGCCCTGGAGGACGCCCGCGTCTGGCTCATCGGGGCCGCCACCGGGCGGGACGGCCTGGGCGGTGCCACCTTCGCCTCCCGTACCCTCAGTGGCTCCGACTGGGAGAGCCGCCCCGCCGTTCAGGTGGGGGATCCCCTCCTGGAGAAGGGGCTGATCGAGGCTTGTCTCGAGATCTTTGACCAGGATCTGGCCCTGGCCGCTCAGGACCTGGGGGCCGCGGGGCTGACCAGTGCCGCCTCGGAGCTGGCCCACCGGCTGGGGCGGGGGCTGGAGCTCTTCCTGGACCGGGTGCCCGTGCGGGAGGAAGGGCTGGACGCCGAGGCGCTGATGCTCTCCGAGTCCCAGGAGCGGATGCTCATCCTCTGCCGCCCCGAGGACGGGCCGGCGGTGGAGGCGGTCGCCCGGAAGTGGGAGCTGGAGGCGGGCGAAGTGGGGCGCCTGGTGCCGGGGGGCGACCTCATCGTCACCCATCGGGATCGCCGCCGGACCCGCTTGCCCCTGCGCGTGCTGGTGGACGAGACGCCCCGCTACCGCCCCCCGGACCCGCGACCTCAGGCCCCGCCGGGCGGAGGGCATCGTTCCGCGCCCGCGGCCCCGTGGCCGGTGCTGGAGGCCTCGGCGGCCCGGGAGCAGCTGCGCCGGCTGCTGGCGCACCCGGAGCTGGGGCCCCGGGAGAACGTCTTCCAGCGCTACGACCACCAGGTGGGCCTGCGGACGGTGACGGGACCCGGGGCCGACGCGGCCGTGCTGCGGGTGCCCGCTAGCCCGGTGGGGCTGGCCCTCACCCTGCAGAGCGACGGGCGGCGATGCCTCCGGGACCCCCGGCAGGGGGCGGCCTGGGTGGTGGCCGAGGCGGCCACCAGCGTCGCCTGTGCCGGCGCGGAACCCTTGGCGGTCACCGACGGGCTCAACCTGGGAAGCCCCGAGGATCCGCAGGTCTACCAGCAGCTCGCGGACGTGGTGGAAGGCCTGGCCGACGGCTGCCGGGCCCTGGGCCTGCCGGTGGTGAGCGGAAACGTGAGCCTTTACAACGAGACGGGCCGGGCGGCCGACCCGGGGGGCAACGTCCGCGTCGGGCGCCAGGCGATCCCGCCCACCCCCGTGGTTGGTTTGGTGGGCTGGCTTCCCCGGGTGGAAGAGCGGCTTCCCATGGGCCTGCAGGAGGGAAGCCTCCTGCTCTTGGCGGGGGAGCCCTCCCCCGATCCCGGCGGCAGCCTGTGGGCCGAGGTGGTGGGGTTCGAGGAGCCACCCGCCCCGGACGGCGAGGATGCCCTCTCCGGCAGCTTCCGGAACGGCCGGGTCGCGGACGACGGGCCCCATCTGGACCTGGGGTCGGTGCGAGGTGCCGTGCGCTGGCTGGTGCGGGCAAGCCGGGAAGGGTTGCTGCGCTCGGCCCACGACCTCTCCCAAGGCGGGCTGGCCGCGGGCCTCGTCGAGGCCGCCCTGGCCGGAGGCGTGGGGGCCCGGATCCGCCTGCCCCGGGGCGACGTGCCTACCCTTTTCGGCGAGCTACCCGGCCGGGCGCTGGTGGGCGCGGACCCTCAAGCCCTGCACCGGCTCCTGAACCTGGCCCGCGAGGAGCGCGTGGCGGTGACGGTCCTGGGCCGGTCCGGCGGCGACCGTGTGGACCTCACCTGGGCGGGCGCCGCGGTCTGCGCGCCCGGAGGGCTCACGACCCGGTTGGTGCTGCCCCTCGCGGAGCTGGCCGCATGGCGGGCGGGCGAGGCGGAAGCACCCGCGAACATGGCGGGCGACCGGCTTCGGGAGGAGTGCGGCGTGGTGGGCGCCTGGTGCGACCCGGGAACCTCGGCCTCGTCGTCTGCCCTGCTGCTGGCGATGCTCGCGCTCCAGCACCGGGGCGAGGAGAGCGCAGGCGTGGGCTACCTGGAGGCCGGGGAGGTGCGGGTGGCCAAGGGGATGGGCCGGGTGAACGAGGTCTTCGCCCAGGGGTCCCCGGCTCGGAGGGAACTCGACCGAGCCCGATCGCCCGGGCTGGTGGGCCACGTGCGCTACTCCACGGCAGGGGCCTCGAGCCTGGAGAACGCCCAACCCTTCCTGGCCCGGACCCGGTTCGGCGACGTGGCCCTGGCCCACAACGGGCAGCTCCTGGAGGAGGGGCCGGTCGCCTCCGCTGATGGGTTCCGCTCGGGCGAGAGCGACAGTCGCCGCTTCGCCCGGCTCCTCGCCGCCTCGCCCGCGGCCACGCTCCTGGAGGCGGTGGTGGCCACCGCGCGGCAGGTGCGGGGCGCCTTCGCCCTGGTGATCCTCTCGCCCCACGGGCTCTTCGCCCTTCGGGACCCGCTGGGGATCCGGCCGCTGGTGCTGGGGCGCGGGCCCACGGGGTGGGTGGCGGCGTCGGAGTCGTGCGCGGTGGAGGCGATGGGCGCCCAGGTGGTGGACGAGGTTGCCCCAGGCGAGGTGGTCTGGGTGCGGCCGGGGGGTGGGGAGGCGGCTCCGCTCAGGACGCGGTTCGCCTCGCCGGAGGCGCCCCGGTTTTGCCTCTTCGAGTGGGTCTACCTTTCCCGGCCGGACTCGCGCTACGCCGGCCAGAGCGTCTACCGCGCCCGGCAGCGGATCGGGCGGGAGCTCTGGCGGGAGCATCCGGTGCAGGCCGACGTGGTGGTTCCCGCACCCGATTCCGGCACCCCGGCGGCGCTGGGGGTGGCGCAGGCGTCGGGCCTTCCCTTCGAGCTGGGCTTCCTCAAGAACGCGTACATCGGCCGCACCTTCATTCAGCCGGACCCCGAGGTCCGGCGCCACCAGGTGCAGGTGAAGCTGCGGGCGATCCCTGAGGTGGTGGGGGGCAAGCGGGTGATCCTGGTGGACGACTCGGTGGTGCGGGGGACCACCAGCCGGCAGATGGTGGAGATGCTCCGGCGGGCGGGCGCCCGGGAGGTCCACCTCTACGTGGCCTCCCCGCCCTACCGGTACCCCTGCCTCTACGGGATCGACACCCCCAGCGACGCGGAGCTGATCGCCTCCCGGCGCGGGGTGGAAGAGGTGCGGCAGTTCATCGGGGCCGACAGCCTCCGCTACCTGTCGCTTTCGGGTCTGGCTCGGGCCGTGGGCGACCGGCTGGTCGACGGAGACCAGCCCGCCGGTCACTGCGCCGCCTGCTTCACGGGAAGGTACCCCGTAAGCCGTCTTCAGCTGGGCGAGGCATACCCGCTGGGGGCGGCCCGGTGA
- the purM gene encoding phosphoribosylformylglycinamidine cyclo-ligase, whose product MGRTRTYRDAGVDLEAGYEAVRRIGRLARSTYDGNVIAGVGGFAGLYRLAGTGPGDGPGPGKAAGRAGDVVLAAGADGVGTKMLVAERMGRLETVGIDAVAYCVNDLLCQRARPLFFLDYIGGGRIDPLEVEALVHGVTEGCRQAGCVLLGGETAEMPGVYRPGSYDLVGFAVGVQESAPPDPTRIRPGDVLLALPSSGLHASGFSLVRRVVEEAGLDLAAPAPGLEGSLGEELLRPTRIYVETVLNLWRQVELKAVANVSGGGVPENLPRVLPPGLGARLEVGSWPVPPVFDLLQAAGELSQETMRSTFNLGLGMILVVAPEAVAATEAFLAGRGEPAYRVGHVVEGEGVRWEGAP is encoded by the coding sequence GTGGGCAGGACACGGACCTACCGCGACGCGGGGGTGGACCTGGAGGCCGGCTACGAGGCGGTGCGCCGGATCGGACGGCTTGCCCGATCCACCTACGACGGAAACGTGATCGCGGGCGTCGGGGGATTCGCGGGGCTCTACCGGCTGGCGGGCACGGGACCAGGCGATGGGCCGGGGCCCGGGAAGGCGGCCGGCCGTGCCGGGGACGTCGTCCTGGCCGCGGGGGCCGATGGCGTGGGTACCAAGATGCTGGTGGCCGAACGGATGGGACGGCTGGAGACGGTGGGCATCGATGCGGTGGCCTACTGCGTCAACGACCTCCTCTGCCAGCGGGCGCGCCCCCTCTTCTTCCTGGACTACATCGGCGGCGGGCGCATCGACCCCCTGGAGGTGGAGGCGCTGGTGCACGGCGTGACCGAAGGCTGCCGGCAGGCGGGCTGCGTGTTGCTGGGCGGCGAGACGGCCGAGATGCCCGGCGTCTACCGGCCCGGCAGCTACGACCTGGTGGGCTTCGCAGTGGGGGTGCAGGAATCGGCGCCCCCCGACCCGACCCGCATCCGCCCGGGCGACGTGCTGCTGGCACTCCCCTCGTCGGGGCTCCACGCGAGCGGTTTCTCCCTGGTCCGCAGGGTGGTGGAGGAGGCGGGACTGGACCTGGCCGCCCCCGCCCCCGGTCTGGAGGGAAGCCTCGGGGAGGAGCTCCTGCGCCCCACCCGCATCTACGTGGAGACGGTGCTCAACCTCTGGCGGCAGGTGGAGCTGAAGGCGGTGGCCAACGTCTCGGGGGGCGGGGTGCCCGAGAACCTGCCCCGGGTGCTGCCCCCGGGCCTGGGTGCCCGGCTGGAGGTGGGAAGCTGGCCGGTGCCGCCCGTCTTCGACCTCCTGCAGGCGGCGGGCGAGCTGAGCCAGGAGACGATGCGGTCCACCTTCAACCTGGGGCTGGGGATGATCCTGGTGGTGGCCCCCGAGGCGGTGGCCGCGACCGAAGCCTTCCTGGCAGGCCGGGGCGAGCCGGCCTACCGGGTGGGGCACGTGGTGGAGGGTGAGGGCGTCCGCTGGGAGGGAGCCCCGTGA
- the purN gene encoding phosphoribosylglycinamide formyltransferase: MSAPDAGYSQDAALATESMTLEAGPRPVPLAVFVSGRGSNLRSILEAQARGDLGAEVALVLSDRPEAPALEIARAAGAATWSRPWPGREGRDAFFEEADGALGAAGCRLICLAGFMRLLPAWLVRRHPNRILNIHPSLLPAFPGKDAQAQALAYGVKVTGCTVHLVDEQVDHGPILLQRAVEVHEGATVEELSQRILEEEHRLYPEAIRLYVRGGFRLTGRRVIRAGGEATKEA, encoded by the coding sequence GTGAGCGCGCCGGACGCGGGCTACTCTCAGGACGCAGCCCTCGCCACCGAGAGCATGACCCTGGAAGCGGGACCGCGTCCGGTGCCCCTGGCTGTCTTCGTCTCGGGCCGGGGCAGCAACCTCCGCTCCATCCTGGAGGCCCAGGCCAGGGGGGACCTGGGCGCCGAGGTGGCGCTGGTCCTCTCGGACCGGCCTGAGGCGCCGGCACTGGAGATCGCCAGGGCGGCGGGCGCGGCCACCTGGAGCCGGCCATGGCCCGGCCGGGAGGGCCGCGACGCCTTCTTCGAGGAAGCGGATGGGGCCCTGGGGGCGGCCGGCTGCCGGCTCATCTGCCTGGCGGGGTTCATGCGCCTCCTGCCGGCGTGGCTGGTTCGCCGCCACCCGAACCGGATCCTGAACATTCACCCCTCGCTCCTGCCCGCCTTCCCTGGAAAGGACGCTCAGGCTCAGGCGCTGGCGTACGGGGTGAAGGTTACGGGTTGCACCGTCCACCTGGTGGACGAGCAGGTGGACCACGGCCCCATCCTGCTCCAACGGGCGGTGGAGGTGCACGAAGGGGCCACGGTGGAGGAGCTCTCGCAACGGATTCTCGAAGAGGAGCACCGGCTCTACCCCGAGGCGATCCGCCTCTACGTGCGGGGCGGCTTCCGGCTCACGGGCCGGCGGGTGATCCGGGCCGGCGGGGAAGCGACGAAGGAGGCCTGA
- the purH gene encoding bifunctional phosphoribosylaminoimidazolecarboxamide formyltransferase/IMP cyclohydrolase, with product MERALISVWSKEGLAELAEALHRRGVELVSTGGTAAHLREAGLPVTELSQATGAPEVLGGRVKSLHPAVYAGILSRRDPSEAADLQAVGARPIDLVCVNLYPFVEQVGEGTPLDEALELIDIGGVSLLRAAAKGFPHVVVLSRPDQYSEFLRRLEEGALDPGYRRLLAAEALERTSAYDRRIAAYLAGRPVGAPSTATAGAPESSGAGAGAPEGAERFPEAFSLRLVRVSPLRYGENPHQAAAFYHPPGPSRGLAAARLLQGRELSFNNLNDASSAWRILDHVAAAAPGQAAAVAVKHTSPCGAGVAGTLEEAFRKAYEADPVSIFGGIVAVNRCVDGATARLMDPVFLEVVAAPGYTPEALGVLGHKKNLRLLDLSGAAGSGEAAAEPEADWEVRPVWGGYLVQAADVADAAPSEWQRVTRAELDPALLPDLRLAWQVARGCISNAVVVAAGGQSLGIGAGQVNRIDAALQALERARARVPGGDLRAAGAVLASDGFFPFPDVVQAAAKAGIRAIVQPGGSKRDEESIEEADRAGIPMLLTGMRHFRHA from the coding sequence GTGGAGCGTGCCTTGATCAGCGTCTGGTCCAAGGAGGGGCTGGCGGAGCTGGCGGAAGCCCTCCACCGGCGGGGGGTGGAGCTCGTCTCCACGGGCGGGACCGCGGCCCACCTGCGGGAGGCGGGCCTTCCCGTGACCGAGCTCTCCCAGGCGACGGGGGCGCCCGAGGTGCTGGGAGGCCGGGTGAAGAGCCTCCACCCGGCGGTCTACGCGGGCATCCTCTCCCGGCGGGACCCTTCGGAGGCGGCAGACCTCCAGGCTGTGGGCGCACGTCCCATCGACCTGGTCTGCGTCAACCTCTACCCCTTCGTGGAGCAGGTGGGCGAGGGTACCCCGCTGGACGAAGCCCTGGAGCTGATCGACATCGGCGGGGTGAGCCTGCTGCGGGCGGCGGCCAAGGGATTCCCCCACGTGGTGGTCCTCTCGAGGCCCGATCAGTACTCGGAGTTCCTGCGCCGGCTTGAGGAAGGCGCCCTGGACCCCGGCTACCGCCGCCTGCTGGCGGCCGAGGCCCTGGAGCGCACCTCGGCCTACGACCGCCGCATTGCCGCGTACCTGGCGGGGCGACCTGTGGGCGCGCCCTCGACCGCGACGGCAGGCGCCCCGGAGTCCTCCGGGGCGGGTGCGGGGGCACCGGAAGGAGCCGAGCGCTTCCCCGAAGCGTTCTCGCTCCGGCTGGTCCGCGTCTCGCCCCTGCGGTACGGCGAGAACCCCCACCAGGCGGCGGCCTTCTACCACCCGCCCGGTCCGTCCCGGGGGCTCGCGGCCGCGCGACTCCTCCAGGGGAGAGAGCTCTCCTTCAACAACCTGAACGACGCCTCGTCGGCCTGGCGGATCCTGGACCACGTGGCGGCCGCGGCGCCGGGCCAGGCGGCGGCGGTGGCGGTCAAGCACACCAGCCCCTGCGGCGCCGGGGTGGCCGGGACCCTGGAGGAGGCCTTCCGGAAGGCGTACGAGGCGGACCCGGTCTCCATCTTCGGAGGGATCGTCGCCGTCAACCGGTGCGTGGACGGGGCGACAGCCCGGCTCATGGACCCCGTCTTCCTGGAGGTGGTGGCGGCCCCCGGCTACACCCCCGAGGCACTGGGGGTCCTGGGGCACAAGAAGAACCTGCGTCTTCTGGACCTGTCGGGCGCCGCGGGCTCCGGCGAGGCCGCTGCCGAGCCTGAAGCGGACTGGGAGGTGCGGCCCGTCTGGGGCGGGTACCTGGTCCAGGCGGCGGACGTGGCCGATGCGGCCCCATCGGAGTGGCAGCGGGTGACGCGCGCCGAGCTGGACCCCGCCTTGCTGCCGGACCTGCGCCTGGCCTGGCAGGTGGCCCGGGGGTGCATCTCCAACGCGGTGGTGGTGGCCGCGGGCGGGCAGAGCCTGGGGATCGGGGCGGGGCAGGTGAACCGCATCGACGCCGCGCTGCAGGCGCTGGAACGGGCCCGGGCCCGGGTCCCCGGGGGAGACCTGCGGGCGGCGGGGGCGGTGCTGGCTTCCGACGGCTTCTTCCCCTTCCCCGACGTGGTGCAGGCGGCGGCGAAGGCAGGGATCCGGGCCATCGTCCAGCCCGGCGGCTCCAAGCGGGACGAGGAGTCGATCGAAGAGGCCGATCGGGCAGGGATCCCCATGCTCCTGACGGGGATGCGCCACTTCCGGCACGCCTGA
- the purD gene encoding phosphoribosylamine--glycine ligase produces MPAKNGARRVLLVGSGSREHAIGWTLRRSPRLGELYALPGNPGLEEVARRVPWPQDGVEGVARWAEEHGVDLVVVGPEAPLAQGLADRLAERGVPCLGPSQAAARIESSKGFAKEVMAEAGVPTARARAFDSLEDALGALATWALPLVVKADGLASGKGVRVCRERAEARAFLEEVMSRGRFGEAGRRVLLEECLEGEELSYFVLTDGRGVLRLGAARDHKRLMEGDRGPNTGGMGAVSLPGLAPGGLEEEILERIVRPALAALEERGTPYRGVLYAGLMLTREGPKVVEFNARLGDPEAQVLLPRLEEDLLELFWRAATGELDGGTARLSPETAVGVVLADAGYPDDPQEGAPLQAAEAFRNAGTIRAATGAAGQAYGPPEVPKRLLFHGATRTKGDRLVSGGGRVLTAVGFGEDLDQARSEAYGLVEEVRWPGAVYRRDIAVRPGADLRFLRRPHP; encoded by the coding sequence ATGCCTGCGAAGAACGGTGCCCGCCGGGTGCTCCTGGTGGGATCCGGGTCCAGGGAACACGCCATCGGGTGGACGCTCCGCCGGAGCCCTAGGCTGGGCGAGCTCTACGCCCTGCCGGGAAACCCTGGGCTGGAGGAGGTGGCCCGGCGGGTTCCCTGGCCCCAGGATGGGGTGGAGGGCGTGGCCCGTTGGGCCGAGGAACACGGTGTGGACCTGGTGGTGGTCGGCCCTGAGGCGCCCCTGGCCCAGGGCCTGGCCGACCGCCTGGCGGAGCGGGGCGTGCCCTGCCTGGGCCCGAGCCAGGCCGCGGCCCGTATCGAGAGCAGCAAGGGCTTCGCCAAAGAGGTGATGGCGGAGGCGGGCGTGCCCACCGCCCGGGCCCGGGCCTTCGATTCCCTGGAGGATGCCCTGGGCGCCCTGGCGACGTGGGCCCTGCCCCTGGTGGTGAAGGCCGACGGGCTCGCGAGCGGCAAGGGGGTGCGGGTCTGCCGGGAGCGGGCCGAGGCGCGCGCCTTCCTGGAGGAGGTCATGAGCCGCGGCCGCTTCGGCGAGGCGGGGCGGCGGGTGCTGCTGGAGGAATGCCTGGAGGGAGAGGAGCTCTCCTACTTCGTCCTCACCGACGGCCGGGGCGTGCTCCGACTGGGGGCGGCCCGGGACCACAAGCGCCTCATGGAAGGGGACCGGGGCCCGAACACCGGCGGTATGGGTGCCGTCTCCCTGCCAGGGTTGGCCCCCGGGGGGCTGGAGGAGGAGATCCTGGAGCGGATCGTCCGCCCGGCGCTGGCCGCCCTCGAGGAGCGGGGGACCCCCTACCGGGGCGTCCTCTACGCGGGGTTGATGCTCACCCGGGAAGGGCCGAAGGTAGTGGAATTCAACGCCCGCCTAGGGGATCCCGAGGCGCAGGTGCTCCTGCCGCGGCTCGAGGAGGACCTGCTGGAGCTCTTCTGGAGGGCGGCCACCGGAGAGCTGGACGGGGGGACGGCCCGGCTCTCGCCGGAGACGGCGGTGGGTGTGGTTCTGGCCGACGCCGGCTACCCCGACGACCCCCAGGAGGGGGCGCCGCTGCAGGCCGCGGAGGCGTTTAGGAACGCCGGAACGATCCGGGCGGCTACCGGAGCCGCCGGGCAGGCGTACGGGCCGCCGGAGGTCCCCAAGCGCCTGCTCTTCCACGGGGCGACCCGCACCAAGGGCGACCGCCTGGTGAGCGGCGGGGGTCGGGTGCTCACCGCCGTAGGCTTCGGGGAGGACCTGGACCAAGCTCGATCGGAGGCGTACGGGCTGGTGGAGGAGGTCCGCTGGCCGGGGGCGGTCTATCGTCGAGACATTGCGGTGAGGCCCGGCGCAGACCTACGATTTCTCAGGAGGCCTCATCCGTGA